The following are from one region of the Deinococcus seoulensis genome:
- a CDS encoding response regulator, whose protein sequence is MTSHLPANVTLFGQVPSKHVLIVEDAPGMRLLIRHILQQGGHKPIEAGSVEAALEELKLGAVDVIITDLFLPGDSGLELLRVLHGDPDAPPVIVLTSSGEDRLRERAMTLGARAFLSKPFSRYELLDAVFAAGMQR, encoded by the coding sequence GTGACCTCCCACCTGCCCGCGAACGTCACGCTGTTCGGGCAGGTGCCCTCCAAGCACGTCCTGATCGTCGAGGACGCCCCCGGCATGCGCCTGCTGATCCGCCACATCCTCCAGCAGGGCGGCCATAAACCCATCGAGGCCGGGAGTGTCGAGGCGGCGCTGGAGGAACTGAAACTCGGCGCGGTCGACGTGATCATCACGGACCTGTTCCTGCCCGGCGACAGCGGCCTGGAACTGCTGCGCGTCCTGCACGGCGACCCGGACGCGCCGCCCGTGATCGTCCTGACCAGTTCGGGCGAGGACCGCCTGCGCGAGCGGGCCATGACCCTGGGCGCCCGCGCGTTCCTGAGTAAACCCTTCAGCCGCTACGAACTGCTGGACGCCGTGTTCGCCGCCGGCATGCAGCGCTGA
- a CDS encoding STAS domain-containing protein encodes MSFSYSATGSHLIIAGRLDAQNAAELRQTLRDHVAANAGPVTVDLTDVPFMDSSALAALVAALKDCRRQGRALSLSGASVPVRELLSLTMLDRIFGLGASGVRP; translated from the coding sequence ATGTCTTTCAGCTACTCCGCCACCGGTTCCCACCTGATCATCGCCGGCCGACTGGACGCCCAGAACGCCGCCGAGCTGCGCCAGACCCTGCGGGATCACGTCGCCGCGAACGCCGGGCCCGTCACGGTCGACCTGACCGACGTGCCGTTCATGGACTCCAGCGCCCTGGCCGCGCTGGTCGCCGCCCTGAAAGACTGCCGCCGTCAGGGCCGCGCGCTGTCCCTGAGCGGCGCGAGCGTCCCGGTCCGCGAACTGCTGTCCCTGACCATGCTCGACCGGATCTTCGGCCTCGGCGCCAGCGGGGTCCGCCCGTGA
- a CDS encoding ATP-binding SpoIIE family protein phosphatase, with protein MSGPFSDPPQPDDGRDTLFAELLEQVADLSDQLVFLHRLIPQALALSSKEQAAELVQEAAALINTPRAALYLDGQWISAAPGWLRDRPAPRRPTVLPAGELHTGAPYDDAWRPTAVLLIPCQNGWLAMWGKRQFQAGERSLIEALGKLLDAALQAQQARVEAERYALQQRDRVQAHAVWRAVAPETLVTPPGYHLNLLSQPASDFGGDFQFQEGEWIVVGDVSGKGLPAAIITAMFATSFTVAARNASLSEGLTEALHDHLERSGAFCTLAAMQIRPDGALRVFNVGHPPVLLRRADGTLEEIRASAPPIGTFPLLHLDVERFWLHPGDALIVYSDGLFEAETPDGEAYGLGRVFDLARRVVPGTFNQAAVQALSPYVINDDLTLLTLQRDTHARGAHRTLPGDLADLPLIGDALREALPAGHPVLMPAELAVTELVVNAIRHGGATRVDLRVHASGDDALLTLTDNGAPFNPTRQEERSAGELREHGYGLLIARRCSREWHYARKGDLNRQTLRLRVPAPAAPAELSDLAALLL; from the coding sequence GTGAGCGGCCCGTTCAGCGACCCGCCCCAGCCGGACGACGGCCGCGACACGCTGTTCGCCGAACTGCTCGAACAGGTCGCGGACCTCAGTGACCAGCTGGTGTTCCTGCACCGCCTGATCCCGCAGGCCCTGGCCCTGAGCAGCAAGGAGCAGGCCGCCGAACTCGTGCAGGAGGCCGCCGCGCTGATCAACACGCCCCGCGCCGCCCTGTACCTGGATGGCCAGTGGATCAGCGCTGCGCCCGGCTGGCTGCGCGACCGGCCAGCGCCGCGCCGCCCGACCGTCCTGCCCGCTGGGGAGCTGCACACCGGCGCGCCCTACGACGATGCGTGGCGGCCGACCGCCGTGCTGCTGATCCCCTGCCAGAACGGCTGGCTGGCCATGTGGGGCAAACGGCAGTTCCAGGCCGGGGAGCGCAGCCTGATCGAGGCGCTCGGCAAACTGCTCGACGCGGCCCTGCAGGCCCAGCAGGCCCGCGTGGAGGCCGAACGCTACGCCCTGCAACAGCGTGACCGGGTGCAGGCGCACGCCGTGTGGCGGGCCGTGGCGCCCGAGACGCTGGTCACGCCGCCCGGCTACCACCTGAACCTGCTCAGCCAGCCCGCCAGTGACTTCGGCGGGGACTTCCAGTTCCAGGAGGGCGAGTGGATCGTGGTCGGCGACGTGAGCGGCAAGGGCCTGCCCGCCGCGATCATCACGGCCATGTTCGCCACGTCCTTCACGGTCGCGGCCCGCAACGCCTCGCTCAGCGAGGGACTGACCGAGGCGCTGCACGACCACCTGGAACGCTCCGGGGCGTTCTGCACGCTGGCCGCCATGCAGATCCGCCCGGACGGCGCGCTGCGGGTCTTCAACGTCGGGCACCCGCCCGTGCTGCTGCGCCGCGCCGACGGCACCCTCGAGGAGATCCGCGCCAGCGCCCCGCCCATCGGGACGTTCCCGCTGCTGCACCTGGACGTCGAGCGGTTCTGGCTGCACCCGGGCGACGCCCTGATCGTGTACAGCGACGGCCTGTTCGAGGCCGAAACGCCAGACGGCGAAGCCTACGGCCTGGGCCGCGTGTTCGACCTGGCCCGGCGGGTCGTGCCCGGCACCTTCAACCAGGCGGCCGTGCAGGCCCTGAGCCCGTACGTCATCAACGACGACCTGACCCTGCTGACCCTGCAACGCGACACGCACGCGCGCGGCGCGCACCGCACCCTGCCGGGCGACCTGGCCGACCTGCCCCTGATCGGGGACGCGCTGCGCGAGGCGCTGCCCGCAGGCCACCCGGTCCTGATGCCGGCCGAACTGGCCGTCACGGAACTCGTCGTGAACGCCATCCGGCACGGCGGCGCCACCCGCGTGGACCTGCGCGTGCACGCCAGCGGCGACGACGCCCTGCTGACCCTGACCGACAACGGCGCGCCGTTCAACCCGACCCGGCAGGAGGAACGCAGCGCCGGGGAACTGCGCGAACACGGCTACGGCCTGCTGATCGCCCGCCGCTGCTCACGCGAGTGGCATTATGCGAGAAAGGGCGACCTGAACCGCCAGACCCTGCGCCTGCGCGTCCCGGCACCCGCCGCGCCCGCCGAACTGTCCGACCTGGCGGCCCTGCTGCTCTGA
- a CDS encoding STAS domain-containing protein gives MTRPPVNLNIDVQGDEIARSVHLSGRLDAHQVPAFLGAAEPLAQSTTLDLGGVTFMDSSGLAALVKLVRAARTQGGALEIVNVQDAVRLAMEITGLYAVLPIRTA, from the coding sequence ATGACCCGACCACCCGTGAATCTGAATATCGACGTCCAGGGCGACGAGATCGCCCGCTCGGTCCACCTGAGCGGCCGCCTGGACGCCCACCAGGTGCCCGCCTTCCTGGGGGCCGCCGAACCGCTCGCGCAGAGCACCACCCTGGACCTGGGCGGCGTGACCTTCATGGACTCCAGCGGTCTGGCCGCGCTGGTGAAACTGGTCCGCGCGGCCCGCACGCAGGGCGGTGCGCTGGAAATCGTGAACGTGCAGGACGCCGTGCGCCTCGCCATGGAAATCACCGGCCTGTACGCCGTGCTGCCCATCCGGACCGCCTGA
- a CDS encoding glycosyltransferase — protein MSYPAFEQWRAQPLDRVTLSIVIPAYNESERILPTLAAFAISVSGDGEPWELIVSDDGSRDGTADLVESLGWANLRVIRHANTGKGGAVRRGVQAARGELVLFADADNSTPIEELPRLIAAVRSGSHIAIGSRAAEGAEETGKSPVRRAVSGALRRVTRAVTGVKAEDTQCGFKLLRGEVARDLFRRGKLDGFSFDLELLYLAARDGLRVTEVPVRWVDAPDSKVDPLRDSVKFLKDMLALRRLHARPERRPEDPMHLAIVTAFPPGRRSLNEYGLHLSRVLSEKEEVGRVTIIGDRVSPELAAQDAPNVRRVWDFNDPLSAARILLALRRARPDAVIFNLQMASFGDRRVPAALGLLTPLLSRLTGTPSVTLLHNLFETVDLDRAGFGGNPVKTAVTRAFGQLFTRALLGSNLVATTMPRYVKLLRDNYGARNVFLAPHGTFQVPQPPQPFPDVPTVMTFGKFGTYKRVEVLIEAHRRLLLRDPRTRLVIAGSDTPNAPGYLEGVRQATQDIPNITFTGYVAEEDVPRVFSDCTVVAFPYSATTGSSGVLHQAGEFGRAAVMPRIGDLADLIEEEGYRAEFFTPEDADSLADALWRVLGDPRQAAVLGQANWRVASGLPLADVADWYLLHLEELTGRAPHPFIPSQEAQA, from the coding sequence ATGTCCTACCCCGCCTTTGAACAGTGGCGCGCCCAGCCCCTCGACCGGGTCACCCTGAGCATCGTCATTCCCGCGTACAACGAATCCGAGCGGATCCTGCCGACCCTGGCGGCCTTCGCCATCAGTGTCAGCGGCGACGGGGAACCATGGGAACTGATCGTCAGTGACGACGGCAGTCGCGACGGGACCGCCGACCTCGTCGAGAGCCTCGGCTGGGCGAACCTGCGGGTCATCCGGCACGCGAACACCGGTAAGGGTGGCGCGGTCCGCCGGGGCGTGCAGGCCGCGCGCGGCGAACTGGTCCTGTTCGCCGACGCCGACAACAGCACCCCCATCGAGGAACTCCCGCGCCTGATCGCTGCCGTGCGCAGCGGCTCGCACATCGCCATCGGGTCGCGCGCCGCCGAGGGGGCCGAGGAGACCGGCAAGAGCCCGGTGCGCCGGGCCGTGTCCGGGGCCCTGCGCCGCGTGACGCGCGCCGTGACCGGCGTGAAGGCCGAGGACACCCAGTGCGGCTTCAAACTGCTGCGCGGCGAGGTGGCCCGCGACCTGTTCCGGCGTGGGAAACTCGACGGGTTCTCCTTCGATCTCGAACTGCTGTACCTCGCGGCGCGTGACGGTCTGCGCGTCACGGAAGTCCCGGTCCGCTGGGTGGACGCCCCGGACAGCAAGGTCGACCCGCTGCGCGACTCCGTGAAATTCCTGAAGGACATGCTGGCCCTGCGCCGCCTGCACGCCCGCCCCGAACGCCGCCCGGAGGACCCCATGCACCTTGCCATCGTGACCGCCTTCCCGCCCGGCCGCCGCAGCCTCAACGAGTACGGCCTGCACCTGTCGCGCGTGCTGAGCGAGAAAGAAGAGGTCGGCCGCGTGACCATCATCGGGGACCGCGTGAGCCCCGAACTGGCCGCGCAGGACGCCCCGAACGTCCGCCGCGTCTGGGATTTCAATGACCCCCTGAGCGCCGCGCGCATCCTGCTGGCGCTGCGCCGCGCCCGCCCGGACGCCGTGATCTTCAACCTGCAGATGGCCAGTTTCGGGGACCGCCGCGTGCCCGCCGCGCTGGGCCTGCTGACCCCGCTGCTGTCGCGCCTGACCGGCACGCCCAGCGTCACGCTGCTGCACAACCTGTTCGAAACGGTGGACCTGGACCGCGCCGGGTTCGGCGGGAATCCCGTCAAGACCGCCGTGACCCGCGCGTTCGGGCAGCTGTTCACGCGGGCGCTACTCGGCTCGAACCTCGTGGCGACCACCATGCCCCGTTACGTGAAACTGCTGCGCGACAACTACGGCGCGCGCAACGTGTTCCTCGCGCCGCACGGCACCTTCCAGGTTCCGCAGCCGCCCCAGCCGTTCCCGGACGTGCCCACCGTCATGACCTTCGGCAAGTTCGGCACGTACAAACGCGTGGAAGTCCTGATCGAGGCGCACCGCCGCCTGCTGCTGCGCGACCCCCGCACCCGGCTGGTCATCGCGGGCAGCGACACGCCCAACGCGCCCGGTTACCTTGAGGGCGTGCGGCAGGCCACGCAGGACATCCCGAACATCACCTTCACCGGGTACGTGGCCGAGGAGGACGTGCCGCGCGTGTTCAGCGACTGCACGGTCGTCGCGTTCCCGTACAGCGCCACGACCGGCAGCAGCGGCGTGCTGCACCAGGCCGGAGAGTTCGGGCGGGCCGCCGTGATGCCGCGCATCGGGGACCTCGCGGACCTGATCGAGGAGGAAGGCTACCGCGCCGAGTTCTTCACGCCCGAAGACGCCGACAGTCTCGCCGACGCCCTGTGGCGCGTGCTGGGTGATCCCCGGCAGGCCGCCGTGCTCGGCCAGGCCAACTGGCGCGTCGCGTCCGGCCTGCCGCTGGCAGACGTGGCAGACTGGTACCTGCTTCACCTCGAGGAACTCACTGGCCGCGCCCCCCACCCCTTCATTCCCTCCCAGGAGGCCCAGGCATGA
- a CDS encoding GGDEF domain-containing protein: protein MFGGEPGGLVEGGREQHLRRLYVGMALLAALVQACIAQYAQSNALPGLNLQALLGLGFNLLLVGLAAWQRVPAHVFQLILIVSGQLWVLSSALLFVRAEIPSATLLVGFLTMALFAFAWLRAPAAAALTLAGYLLLVGPVAAARPLDPPGLLMTGFAATLIWFLSAHGQSLHRAHLRNDALATLAFTDPLTGVLNRRSGRERLDGALRAARAHPQRLAAVLIDIDHFKRVNDSLGHHRGDEILIALADLLERSVTPQDAVIRWGGEEFLLLLAGRDPQDAQALAWQVVRAVRAQRLPGFPPVTVSAGMALASEAEGVPGWLALADARLYAAKDAGRDRVVHQGSRETPHAQAPPS, encoded by the coding sequence ATGTTCGGTGGCGAGCCTGGCGGGCTGGTAGAGGGCGGGCGCGAGCAGCACCTCCGGCGGTTGTACGTCGGCATGGCGCTGCTCGCTGCGCTCGTTCAGGCCTGCATTGCCCAGTACGCCCAGTCGAACGCTCTGCCGGGCCTGAACCTCCAGGCGTTGCTGGGCCTGGGGTTCAACCTGCTGCTGGTCGGTCTGGCCGCGTGGCAGCGGGTGCCCGCGCACGTGTTCCAGTTGATCCTGATCGTCAGCGGGCAGTTGTGGGTGCTGAGTTCCGCGCTGCTGTTCGTGCGGGCCGAGATCCCGTCTGCCACGCTGCTGGTCGGGTTCCTGACCATGGCGCTGTTCGCGTTCGCGTGGCTGCGCGCCCCGGCAGCGGCGGCCCTGACGCTGGCCGGGTACCTGCTGCTGGTCGGCCCGGTGGCGGCCGCGCGGCCACTGGACCCGCCGGGCCTGCTGATGACCGGGTTCGCCGCGACCCTGATCTGGTTTCTCAGTGCGCACGGGCAGAGCCTGCACCGCGCGCACCTGCGTAACGACGCCCTGGCGACCCTGGCCTTCACGGACCCGCTGACCGGCGTGCTGAACCGCCGTTCGGGCCGTGAGCGGCTGGACGGAGCGCTGCGCGCCGCCCGCGCCCACCCGCAGCGGCTGGCGGCCGTCCTGATCGACATCGATCACTTCAAGCGCGTGAACGACAGCCTGGGTCACCACCGGGGCGACGAGATCCTGATCGCGCTGGCCGACCTGCTGGAACGCAGCGTGACCCCGCAGGACGCCGTGATCCGCTGGGGCGGCGAGGAATTCCTGCTGCTGCTGGCCGGACGCGACCCGCAGGACGCGCAGGCGCTCGCGTGGCAGGTCGTGCGGGCCGTGCGGGCGCAGCGGTTGCCGGGGTTCCCGCCCGTGACGGTCAGTGCCGGCATGGCCCTGGCCTCCGAGGCGGAGGGCGTGCCCGGGTGGCTGGCCCTGGCCGACGCGCGCTTGTACGCCGCCAAGGACGCCGGACGTGACCGCGTGGTGCATCAGGGGAGCCGTGAAACGCCGCACGCGCAGGCCCCACCTTCATGA
- a CDS encoding NAD-dependent succinate-semialdehyde dehydrogenase, whose amino-acid sequence MQSVNPATGETFATYDEHTTEQVQAAIAAAHTAYGEYRRTTFEQRSAWMNAAADVLARRAGELALLATQEMGKTLEAARQEVLKCASACRYYAEHAGAFLAPEPVQTEADEAFVTHQPLGVVLAVMPWNFPYWQAFRFIAPTLMAGNTGLLKHASNVPGCALAIEDVLREAGFPAGVFTTLLIGSRDVEAVLKDPRVTAVSLTGSEGAGRAVSATAGGELKPAVMELGGSDPFIVMPSADIELAAKTAVTARTINNGQSCIAAKRFIVHSDVYDAFTDAFVAGLEALKVGNPELEDTDVGPLATPQIREDIHKQVQDAVSKGARVRTGGQLPQGPGNYYPVTALDGLTPDMDVWLEETFGPVALIFRVQSLDEAVELANTTTFGLGSSAWTNDTAERERFIADLEAGSVFINSMVASDPRLPFGGVKNSGFGRELGRHGILQFVNIKTVSIGAPDGAHRSKTE is encoded by the coding sequence ATGCAAAGCGTTAATCCGGCCACCGGCGAGACTTTCGCCACCTACGACGAGCACACCACCGAGCAGGTGCAGGCGGCCATCGCGGCCGCCCACACGGCCTACGGCGAGTACCGCCGCACCACCTTCGAGCAGCGCAGCGCGTGGATGAACGCCGCCGCAGACGTCCTGGCACGCCGCGCCGGGGAACTCGCGCTGCTCGCCACGCAAGAGATGGGCAAGACCCTGGAGGCCGCGCGGCAGGAAGTCCTGAAGTGCGCCTCGGCCTGCCGGTACTACGCCGAGCATGCCGGGGCGTTCCTGGCGCCCGAACCCGTGCAGACCGAGGCGGACGAGGCGTTCGTGACGCACCAGCCCCTCGGCGTGGTGCTGGCCGTCATGCCCTGGAACTTCCCGTACTGGCAGGCGTTCCGGTTCATCGCGCCGACCCTGATGGCCGGGAACACCGGACTGCTCAAGCACGCCAGCAACGTGCCCGGCTGCGCCCTGGCGATCGAGGACGTGCTGCGCGAGGCGGGCTTCCCGGCGGGCGTGTTCACGACCCTGCTGATCGGCAGCCGCGACGTGGAAGCCGTCCTGAAGGACCCGCGCGTGACCGCCGTGAGCCTGACCGGGTCCGAGGGCGCCGGGCGGGCCGTGTCCGCCACCGCCGGGGGTGAACTCAAGCCCGCCGTGATGGAACTGGGCGGCTCGGACCCGTTCATCGTGATGCCCAGCGCCGACATCGAACTGGCCGCGAAGACGGCCGTGACGGCCCGCACCATCAACAACGGTCAGAGCTGCATCGCCGCCAAGCGCTTCATCGTGCATTCGGATGTGTACGACGCCTTCACGGACGCGTTCGTGGCTGGCCTGGAGGCCCTGAAGGTCGGGAACCCGGAACTGGAAGACACCGACGTCGGCCCGCTCGCCACGCCGCAGATCCGCGAGGACATCCACAAGCAGGTGCAGGACGCCGTGAGCAAGGGCGCGCGCGTCCGCACGGGCGGGCAGCTGCCGCAGGGGCCGGGCAACTACTACCCGGTCACCGCCCTGGACGGGCTGACCCCCGACATGGACGTGTGGCTGGAAGAGACCTTCGGGCCGGTCGCCCTGATCTTCCGGGTGCAGAGCCTCGACGAGGCGGTCGAACTGGCGAACACCACCACCTTCGGGCTGGGCAGCAGCGCCTGGACGAACGATACGGCCGAGCGGGAACGCTTCATCGCCGACCTGGAGGCCGGGTCGGTGTTCATCAACTCGATGGTCGCCAGCGACCCGCGCCTGCCGTTCGGCGGCGTGAAGAACAGCGGCTTCGGCCGGGAACTGGGCCGCCACGGCATCCTGCAATTCGTGAACATCAAGACCGTGTCCATCGGCGCGCCCGACGGCGCCCACCGCAGCAAGACCGAGTGA
- a CDS encoding heavy metal translocating P-type ATPase has product MSQPAHPSPSPDPRPGPDTASPGAASPVTAEFTVQGMTCASCSARVERGLGKVGGVQRAQVNLATERASVTFDPAQTSLTALTARVREIGYEPLTATADLSVQGMTCAACVTRVERALKRVEGVLDAQVNLATERARVTYLPGRVTDSDLSAAVTRAGYAVLTGADSGVPSAAGRAALEQAARDDHERSLERDLRVSAAFAVPLLLLAMLPMMWMPLHMTLTGLLGERGLNVLMLLLATPVQFGPGRRFLRLGWNSLRHRSPDMNALVMIGTGAAYLYSLLVTLAPGVFPAGTAHVYFEASAVVITLILLGKVLEARAKGRSSAAMTALLRLQPTTARVVRDGQDTDIPTADVRSGDLILVRPGERVPVDGEVQSGESWVDESMLTGESVPVHKAAGAAVTGGTVNGAGALTFRATHVGADTALARITRLVEDAQASRPPIQGLADRVVAVFVPVVLAVAALTFLTWLLLGGPQGLSHALVNTVAVLIIACPCAMGLATPTSVMVGTGRAASLGVLFKSGAALEALHRAPVIALDKTGTLTLGRPELTDLILTGPHAGPDDRTAALTLIAAAERGSEHPVAQAIVTAARAGGLTLPDAQEFRALPGEGIEATVNGQRVQVGSDRLMTRLGLNVAPLTAQTDALADLGRTPLYAAVDGHIIAALAVADPIKPGSLEAVQAMQTSGRRVVMITGDHARTAQAVARQLGITDVRAEVHPAQKSAAVKELQAAGQRVAFVGDGINDAPALAQADVGVAIGTGTDVAAETADVILMSGDLRGVPNAVALSRATLNNIRGNLFWAFAYNVLLIPVAAGVLEPALGLRLNPVLAAAAMGLSSVFVLSNALRLRGFRSPLTTPAAV; this is encoded by the coding sequence ATGAGTCAGCCTGCCCACCCCAGCCCCTCTCCCGACCCCCGGCCCGGCCCAGACACGGCCAGCCCAGGCGCAGCCAGTCCTGTCACGGCCGAGTTCACCGTGCAGGGCATGACCTGTGCCAGCTGCTCGGCCCGCGTGGAACGCGGTCTGGGGAAGGTGGGGGGCGTGCAGCGCGCCCAGGTGAACCTGGCGACCGAGCGGGCCAGCGTGACCTTCGACCCGGCGCAGACCAGCCTGACGGCCCTGACCGCCCGCGTCCGCGAGATCGGGTACGAACCGCTGACCGCCACCGCCGACCTGAGCGTGCAGGGCATGACCTGCGCCGCCTGCGTGACCCGCGTGGAACGCGCCCTGAAGCGGGTGGAGGGCGTGCTGGACGCCCAGGTGAACCTCGCCACCGAACGCGCCCGCGTCACGTACCTGCCGGGCCGCGTGACCGACAGCGACCTGTCGGCGGCCGTCACGCGGGCCGGGTACGCCGTCCTGACCGGCGCGGACAGCGGCGTGCCGTCCGCGGCGGGCCGCGCCGCGCTGGAACAGGCGGCCCGCGACGACCACGAACGCAGTCTGGAACGCGACCTGCGCGTCAGCGCCGCCTTCGCCGTGCCGCTGCTGCTGCTGGCCATGCTGCCCATGATGTGGATGCCGCTGCACATGACACTGACCGGCCTGCTGGGCGAACGCGGCCTGAACGTCCTGATGCTGCTGCTGGCCACGCCCGTGCAGTTCGGGCCGGGCCGCCGCTTCCTGCGCCTCGGCTGGAACAGCCTGCGCCACCGCAGCCCCGACATGAACGCCCTGGTCATGATCGGCACGGGCGCCGCGTACCTGTACTCGCTGCTGGTCACGCTCGCCCCCGGCGTGTTCCCGGCCGGGACGGCGCACGTGTACTTCGAGGCGAGCGCCGTCGTCATCACCCTGATCCTGCTGGGCAAGGTGCTGGAGGCCCGCGCGAAGGGACGCAGCAGCGCCGCCATGACCGCCCTGCTGCGCCTGCAACCCACCACCGCCCGCGTGGTCCGGGACGGGCAGGACACCGACATTCCCACCGCCGACGTGCGCAGCGGCGACCTGATCCTGGTGCGTCCCGGCGAGCGCGTCCCGGTGGACGGTGAGGTGCAGAGCGGCGAGTCCTGGGTGGACGAGAGCATGCTGACCGGCGAGAGCGTTCCCGTGCACAAGGCGGCGGGCGCGGCCGTGACGGGCGGCACCGTGAACGGCGCGGGCGCCCTGACCTTCCGCGCCACGCACGTCGGCGCGGACACCGCCCTGGCCCGCATCACCCGGCTGGTCGAGGACGCCCAGGCCAGCCGGCCGCCCATCCAGGGTCTCGCGGACCGCGTGGTGGCCGTGTTCGTGCCGGTCGTGCTGGCCGTCGCGGCCCTGACGTTCCTGACCTGGCTGCTGCTGGGCGGCCCGCAGGGCCTCAGTCACGCGCTGGTGAACACGGTCGCCGTGCTGATCATCGCCTGCCCGTGCGCCATGGGCCTCGCCACGCCCACCAGCGTGATGGTCGGCACGGGCCGCGCCGCCAGCCTGGGCGTGCTGTTCAAGAGCGGCGCGGCCCTGGAGGCCCTGCACCGCGCGCCCGTCATCGCGCTCGACAAGACCGGCACCCTGACCCTGGGCCGCCCGGAACTGACCGACCTGATCCTGACCGGCCCGCACGCCGGCCCTGACGACCGCACGGCCGCGCTGACCCTGATCGCCGCCGCCGAACGGGGCAGCGAGCACCCGGTCGCGCAGGCCATCGTGACGGCCGCCCGCGCCGGGGGCCTGACCCTCCCGGACGCCCAGGAGTTCCGCGCCCTGCCCGGCGAGGGCATCGAGGCGACCGTGAACGGGCAGCGCGTGCAGGTCGGCAGTGACCGCCTGATGACCCGCCTGGGCCTGAACGTCGCCCCTCTGACCGCCCAGACCGACGCACTGGCCGACCTGGGCCGCACGCCCCTGTACGCCGCCGTGGACGGCCACATCATTGCCGCGCTGGCCGTGGCGGACCCCATCAAGCCCGGCAGCTTGGAAGCCGTGCAGGCCATGCAGACCAGTGGCCGCCGGGTCGTCATGATCACCGGCGACCACGCCCGGACCGCGCAGGCCGTCGCCCGGCAACTCGGCATCACGGACGTGCGCGCCGAGGTGCACCCCGCGCAGAAAAGTGCCGCCGTGAAGGAACTCCAGGCGGCCGGGCAGCGCGTCGCGTTCGTCGGGGACGGAATCAACGACGCGCCCGCCCTGGCGCAGGCGGACGTGGGGGTCGCCATCGGCACCGGCACCGACGTGGCCGCCGAGACGGCCGACGTGATCCTGATGTCCGGCGACCTGCGCGGCGTTCCGAACGCCGTCGCCCTGAGCCGCGCCACCCTGAACAACATTCGCGGGAACCTGTTCTGGGCGTTCGCGTACAACGTCCTGCTGATCCCGGTCGCCGCCGGTGTGCTCGAACCCGCCCTGGGCCTGCGCCTGAACCCGGTGCTGGCGGCGGCCGCCATGGGTCTGTCCAGCGTGTTCGTCCTGAGTAACGCCCTGCGCCTGCGCGGCTTCCGGTCCCCGCTGACCACCCCGGCCGCCGTTTGA
- a CDS encoding CopZ family metallochaperone, whose product MSTELTITGMTCGHCQKAVQEALQQVPGVQSASVDLASGHASVTGPADVQALIAAVVEEGYEAQIAVPASPLA is encoded by the coding sequence ATGAGCACCGAACTGACCATCACCGGAATGACCTGCGGACACTGCCAGAAAGCCGTTCAGGAGGCCCTGCAACAGGTTCCCGGCGTGCAGAGCGCCAGCGTGGACCTCGCGTCCGGGCACGCCAGCGTCACCGGTCCCGCCGACGTGCAGGCCCTGATCGCCGCCGTGGTCGAGGAAGGGTACGAGGCGCAGATCGCCGTTCCGGCCTCTCCCCTCGCCTGA
- a CDS encoding metal-sensitive transcriptional regulator, with translation MTGKPAPACHSGPDHLCMPEDARKRAARRLSIARGHLDAIVRMLDNPDAYCVDVLRQIKAVQGALSGAGEVVLRGHLEAHVATASTRGDSVEIVEELMEALKYT, from the coding sequence ATGACCGGCAAACCCGCGCCCGCCTGCCACAGCGGCCCCGATCACCTGTGCATGCCCGAGGACGCCCGCAAACGCGCCGCCCGCCGCCTGAGCATCGCGCGCGGCCACCTGGACGCCATCGTGCGCATGCTGGACAACCCCGACGCCTACTGCGTGGACGTGCTGCGGCAGATCAAGGCCGTGCAGGGCGCCCTGTCCGGCGCGGGCGAGGTCGTGCTGCGCGGCCACCTGGAAGCGCACGTCGCCACGGCCAGCACGCGCGGCGACTCCGTGGAGATCGTCGAGGAACTGATGGAAGCCCTCAAGTACACCTGA